The segment ATCATTGGGGAGTTCTGTATAGCAATGTTgttatttcacactttcactttagGTCTCAGTGTCTAGATATGTCTGCTGCCAGCTGTCTCCTAtctgaagagcagtttctgtgctccatctgtctggatgtgttcacTGATCCAGTCTCCATACCATGTGGACACAGCTTCTGCAAAACCTGCATCACACAGCACTGGGATGTTAGTGTCCAGTGCCAGTGTCCCATGTGTAAAGAGGTTTTTGACAGAAGACCTCTGCTGCGGGTCAATATTTTCATATCTGAGATGGCCGCTCAGTTCAGAAAgtcagctcagatgaaagccagcagctgcccagaccaacgatgtgccaaaccaggagaagttccctgtgacgtctgcactgggaccaaactgaaggccctgaagtcctgcctggtgtgtctggcctcctACTGTGAGACTCACCTGGAGCCTCATCAGAGAATGACGGGCCTGAAAAGACACAAGCTGATCGATCCTGTGGAGGACCTGGAAGGCAGGATGTGTAAGAAGCATGACAGACCGCTGGAGCTGTTCTGCAAGACtgaccagatgtgtgtgtgtctgctctgcaCTGTTTTAGACCACAAGTCACATCACATTGTTCCTATGGCAGAAGCatatgaaggaaagaaggctgagctggggaagacggaggctgaaattcagcagaagatccaggagagacgactgaagattcaggagatcaaacactcagtagagctcagcgaggaagatgcagacagagagatagcagacagtgtgcgggtcttcaccgctctgatgcagtctgtggagagaggccaggctgagctcattgagacgatccaagagaagcagaaaacaacagagaaacaggctgaaggcttcatcaaagagctggaacaggaaatctctgagctgatgaagagaaccgctgaggtggagcagctctcacgcactgaagaccacctccacctcctccaaagcttcccatccctgaacactcctccacacaccaaggactggacagaggtcagtgtccatcgctcatcatatgaggggactgtgaggagagctgtggctcagctggaggagactctcaggacagagatggagaagctgAGTGTTGATGTTGAGctgaagagggtccagcagtatgCAGTGGATGTGACTCTCAATCCTGGCATCCGAGAGCCGACCTACAGCGATGCTTTGGAGGCTGTGGTTTGTGTAGACCCGCAAAAGACCCACCTGAAAGGTAAATGATAAggatatttattatattttggggatggagggagacaaTACTATTTAGTTTCATACAAAATTATTAGACTGTCATGTCTTTATTAGCCGATAGAAATTAAGTGTAATCAACTCTTCACTGATCTTTTTCAGCATATTCCCAAGGTAGTGGACACCCATTGGCTCCCCTCTATCCCACACGTCGGAGGCGACAACGCGCTTCGGGTGGAGGTAGAAAGATTTGGCATCTGATGGTCGATGAACAGGAAGGAAAAAATCAGGTGTCCCAAGAATGGCCAGTGGACTCTGTGTTTGGTTTATGGAAATGAGTACAAAGCTCTTGCTgaccctcctgtcctcctctctgtgaaatcgaagcctcagaaggtgggggtgtttgtggattatgaggagggtctggtctccttttatgacgtagatgctgcagctcttatctgctcctttactggctgcaccttcactgagaaactctacccattCTTCAATCCCGGTCTTAATGATGGTGGTAGAAACTCCGCCCCTctgatcatctctcctgtcaatcacacagattAGACTAATCATTAGTTTTTCTCAGATAGGATTCCTTAATATTAAGATAacacatttacatattcaaGAGAAGTATATatgttttcctatttttttcagGTAACTGTTAAGTCATTTTAATGTTgaagaattttaattaaaaaaacaaaaaaacactttataaCTTTCTACTTCATGGCAAAACttgtaataaataaacaatgtgTGTTAAAGTTAAATACAGTAAACGTTTGACTACAGattctgtttaaaatggttaatgCTCTTTTCTCACTTATATCCTTTTTTTAATGTATGCTATTACAATTTACTGCTGCAAAAGATTAATTTCTCCACAGGAATCATTCAAGTATAATATAATCTATTCTAATATAATAACTCTGCACAGTAATGTCACATTGGAAATCAGAAGTATTTGTTAAAATCACTTAAACATGTCTAGgtgataaattaaaaatgtgttattattgtcaGATCATTGTACATATTCTGAGCTTTGTATGTTGACAATTACTGGAGAGCAGTTTATGAATAAGAAGTTATTCTACAGTTTGTTTCTTacatttaaagattttttttgtttgaataaataaaaacaaatggaacaaaCTTGTATGGTCACATGACTGCTATTTACCAGAATGcttaaattatttaacatttgactgatatcaaagcttgaaaaatgttattgttctAAAGGTAATTGGCAGTTagagcacagaaatgaatctGGTCTATTCCACACTGATGAGACGCCAAATCATAagattagaaacacaatcagctgttctcagccattgttgccatgagctgtggacctccaatatggccgccagagggcagcatccaccagctgaaagccctctatcTTTGCCTTCCTCCttccagagaggtcagaggtcagctacagagcagcacctctggagctggtagggatgcagtgtcttgctcaaggacacttcagcaggcagaTTAGGGGTGAGCGGATCAATACCAGAGTATCAATACTTTTGACACCAGTCGAGAATCAAAATGAGCGATACTGAGGATGAAGAATTTagtatttttcattatatttattgAGGGGTGAATTTTAATAACAATatgctttagtttagtttttttttttttacaacaaaaCATGTTGGCAAAGAACAACCAGCTAACAAGGAAGTACAGCTCCAAACTTTTTAATATTTACAGGGAGAAAGACTTCAGAGTGGGTACAcagacaaaataataaacaaaattaaactaAGCCCAATCAACCTATACTTACCTAtcagaaataaaacaacaacaattactTCTTACCTAAACTgctaaacaagaaaaaaaaaaaaaaaaaaacaggagaaaacaggcTTTCAACAAAAAATGGCTACCCACCCCTACAACTCCCACGGCTGCTAAAAGCTACAATCCATTAGCTTACTCagacaaaacaaagttacagaaTCAACTACAAGGTGCCGGTGTTGGGAACTGGAAAAGAAGAGAGCTTTATATCCTGGGAGCAGCCACGGGGAACCAATCACCAGCCAGGACACACCTACACAAATCACACTCACCGGCCAATCGTAGCACACCACCTGTTTCTCatcaaacacacccacactacagagacagagagggagagagagagaggaacacaaCTCAAAGCAAAGCagaacacagaaagacaatTCACATATGACCATgggtcataacacacacacatacacacatacacacacacatacacacatacatacacaacttATTCAAATTGTTGGAACTTTTTTCTCTCACAATGCTATTCTGCACtatttttacagtacaaaaGTGATGTTTAAACACAGTTGAGTTGGAAAAGTTTGAAATTGTTGTTGTAAATGTTGTAAATTGTTGTTGTAGTAAATGTTTTTCAGTACTGGATCCAAAAGTATTGCAGCTATATTAGCTGAGGTTCGGGAGCAGGACCACACCTCAGTCACTCCCCTTCCTGTCATTTCCCTTTAAATGCCGACCTGCCCAGCATACCTGTTTGTTCTCGTTTTACGTGCCCcaccctcccttccctttctctctccatctctccctctctctcactctctctccctctctttccactcctcctctctactaCAGGGCCCCCTGGGGGTCTGCCACCATGCCTGGGAGAAAGGGCGGATCCGTCGCCGAAAGCTTCCCCAGACCGCAAATGTTTGGCCTAcacctctccatcctccattcATCGCAGTCTCCACTTCATCATTCATGGCTGTTAAATAAACATTCTCACATTTGATGGTGTCGTCCTCGGCTTGTGAACTCGGTTTCATGTGGAATTGAAAATAGCAGTATCTCCCATCCCGAGGGCGGATGCTTGTTGCCATGGGGATTGAACCAGAATCCTCTGGTGGAAGGAAGCTCTCTGTAACCACTAGACAACCTGCTGCCTCACATGGGACAATTTGGGTGAAACTGGGTGACAGTTTGGGTGACAATTAGTTTTATAATGTAATTAAAAGAAAAGATATTAATTAAATGTATCTAGTGGCAAAAGtatgtattaataataataataataatgataatgataatacattttatttatacgCCCTTTACAtggtactcaaagacactttacaacagctaagggaaaaagaaaataaatatataaaatacataaaagaatTGATAAAAagtgatgataataaatgaAGATTATAAAATAATGACATGACATACTATATTGTGCATATTAAAACAGTAgaattttaaaaaacagtgtttggtttccagttgtcattttgttcatttctggAGAGGCAGTGAGAGTCAGGTATTGTAGGCAGGTTTGAAGAGGTGGGTTTTGAGATTATTTTTGAATGTAGGGAGTGAGTCTGAGTTTCTGACgtgtgaagggagggaggtcaGAGGGTCGGGGCAGCGATGACAAAGGCTCTGTCCCCCAAGGTGCGGGGCTTGGTCCCGGTGACGGGGGTCAGGAGGTTGGGATCAGCTGATCTGAGGTGGCGGGTGGAGGTGTGGCGATGGAGAAGGTTTGTCAGGTATGAAGGGGCAAGGTTACTGAGAGCTTTGTATGCGATGAGGAGGATCTTGAAGTGGATTCTGTGCTGTATTGGGAGCCAATGAAGGTGTTGAAGGATGGGTGTGATGTGTTCTCTGGAGCGGGAGTGGGTGAGCAACCGGGCAGCTGAGTTTTAAACGTATTGTAATGTTTGGAGGACGGTGGAAGGGATGCCATATAGGATGCTATTACAGTAGTCTAGTCTGGAGGATAATCTGGATAATCATGTCCAAAAATGATTCAGGCAACAAGACAATACCAGTTTACCTGTAGTAAGAGGAGGAGCAACGCTGGAAAGACAGGAATGTTTCAGCGTCACATTGCTGAAGTGAAACCTGAAAGTAACTCAGAGAGACAGCACTGCTGCAGTCGAGAaaagtgtctctctttctctccaaagaaaaataaaactaggTTCATCAGGCCTTTCTCAACAATACAGCCGAGTCTTAGACGCACACAGGTGAGGACAGCAGatgatatttactgtgtttaaacagagagcagTGACACATAATTGAGCTGTATCCACATAGGATGTTTCCCTGTGTTCATTATACACTGACACTTGTCAAATTAAGTTTTCAATGAAGTGCAATTTAACTATATAACTCAAAATGACTTTTGCTAATATTCCAAATATCTaactttgatattttttatacaAATATTCAAGAATACTGTATAACAACGTTgttatttcacactttcactttagGTCTCAGTGTCTAGATATGTCCGCTGCCAGCAGTCTCCTAtctgaagagcagtttctgtgctccatctgtctggatgtgttcacTGATCCAGTCTCCATACCATGTGGACACAACTTCTGCAAAACCTGCATCACACAGCACTGGGATATTAGTGTCCAGTGCCAGTGTCCCATGTGTAAAGAGGTTTTCAACACAAGACCTGAGCTGCATGTCAGTAGTTTATTATCTGAGATGGCTGCTCAGTTCAGAAAgtcagctcagatgaaagccagcagctgcccagaccaacgatgtgccaaaccaggagaagttccctgtgacgtctgcactgggaccaaact is part of the Centroberyx gerrardi isolate f3 chromosome 24, fCenGer3.hap1.cur.20231027, whole genome shotgun sequence genome and harbors:
- the LOC144538085 gene encoding E3 ubiquitin-protein ligase TRIM47-like produces the protein MSAASCLLSEEQFLCSICLDVFTDPVSIPCGHSFCKTCITQHWDVSVQCQCPMCKEVFDRRPLLRVNIFISEMAAQFRKSAQMKASSCPDQRCAKPGEVPCDVCTGTKLKALKSCLVCLASYCETHLEPHQRMTGLKRHKLIDPVEDLEGRMCKKHDRPLELFCKTDQMCVCLLCTVLDHKSHHIVPMAEAYEGKKAELGKTEAEIQQKIQERRLKIQEIKHSVELSEEDADREIADSVRVFTALMQSVERGQAELIETIQEKQKTTEKQAEGF